AGCCGTTCGGGAATTTCGCGCCCATACCACGGAACCGTACATGTCAGCCAAAGATCGGGATGTTCGATTTTTTCGGGTAAAGGCTTGTTCCTGTCGAACAGGTATGTGAACAACTCGGGATAAAATGCTTTTTCTTCTTTTCCAATCCCGAATTGTTTCAACGCTTCCTCTGGGTGGTCGAGCGCCAGACGCTGAATAGCCAACTGCATATCGAACATGGCAGGCGTTTCCTGTAATTCCTTGTAGCGGTTGAACCTTTCGAGGAAAACTATCGGGTCGATCCAGCAAGGTTCATGGGTAGGCGTTGAAAGCAACGGCAGGTCCGGTTTATCCTGAACTATTTTCAGGAACATGTTCAGGGTATCTAGATAAGGTGTGAAAGGAACATTCTGATCGTCTTTCAACAGTTTTTTTATCCATTCGTCCATAACAGGTTGCAGTTTCCCGAACCTTTTGGCTACCTGCTTCACCGTCTTGTCTTCCTGATCCAGCTGTTGCAAACGGATTGAGCAATAATAGAGGAAATAGAACGCCGTTATTTCGTCAATGAAGCGTTTTCCGCGCATCCATTTGGTCAGCACTTTTTCGGCACCTTTAATAGCGGGGCTGAATTGCTGTAAAACCTCCCCGTCGATTTCCGGACTGAAACGTATCAACGCCTGCGGGATCAGATCGATGGAATCCAGGCGGAAATCTTCGAAAGCCTGTCCCAGTCGAAAAACAAGTTCCTCCACACTGTCGATTTCAGCCACACGGTTATCATCCCGAACGATCGGTCGCGATATGGCAGGCTCTTCTTCCATTTTGGATGTCGACGGTGGAGTATCTTCTCCAAGAAAATCTTCCAGTATCTCTTTTGCCGACATCAGCAACGTTTCGTTATAAGACGCCAATATGGGTTCCAGCACTTTCTTATCACCGTATCTGGCAATCAGTTTTGCCGTTCTGGTCTGTAGTTCTTCATTTTTATGAATAAAGATAACCGCCAGCTGCTCGCACAACGCATTCCGTTTGTCGGGATAAATTTTAAGCAGGTCGGTAACCGCCGAAAGTGTCGCTTTAACAAGCGTTTTGGTTTCGGATGAGAACAATCCCGTGAGATGTCCGATAAAATGGTCGATCATAAAGCGGGAATCGTCGGCAATGGTGCGGAGCAATTTGAGCATCGCTAGTGAGATCTGCGGAAAAACGGAGGTGAGATTGTTGATCAGTCCTTCCTGATTAGCGATCAACTCGTCCTTAGTCGGTTCCATCGCCTGCAACAACACAGGATACCAGTAAAGCTGTTCTTTTTCAAAATTATTACCGCAGGCATTAACCGCTTCCCTGATGATCCATTGACGGTCGAGTTTCCCTTCATCACTGTAATGCCTAAAGATATAAGAAAGCGGACCTTTATTCTCAAATTCTTTTTGTGCATAATTACCGCTGTCAACATAATAAGCCCCGGACGGATATTGGAACAGGTATTTTATTTCGTCCAGTATTTCGGGATATTTATCTATTTTATCATGAATGTATGTAGCGGCGTCCAAATTTTCAGGTTTACGGAAATGTGACGGAATGGATGATGCAATCTCATTATGGGGAACGGAGTCCAGTAAACCCAATCGCCTCCAGTGTAATATTTCGCTATAGGTTAACTGCAGGTTCCGTTTATTTCTCTGTTCTTTCACATATTCAGCAAACCATTCGGGGATATACCATTCCATCATTTCTTTCAGTTCGCCCGATATCGGAAAAGTGTACCAGTTCCATTCGACATCTTTCATCTGCCCGCGCGAAAAACAGACGTAACGTGCCAGACGGAAAGCACGGGTGATGTTGCGGTCATGTTTCAGGAAACGGGGAATATAACCGCATTGTCTTTCTATTTCATCCATGATCTCCCGGACTCTTCTCTCCCGTCCTTCTTCTGTATGCCAGTCGCCTTTAAAAGGCATTTCATTGTCTATCCGTACAGCCAGGTCACGTTTCTTAATGGCATCGCCAATCAATTCCCTCTCTTCACCAGTTATCTTTCTCAGGAACGGAATGATTTCATTTGACCGTTCCTGATCGGACGCTATATCAAAAAATTCGTTGACTATAGGGGCGTAACCCTTGTATTCTTTTATGTCCGGATGTTTCAAATTCATGGTTTTTATTCACTTATTACTCTATACTACTCATTTTCTTTACCGCTAGTACATGCTTGCAACTTCCGCGTTCACCCTGGTTTTTGCTGCACCATGCACAGGTACAACGAGCAATGTCGTTTTCAATGATAACGGTATGGCTTACGCCTGATCCTTCTACACGGGCTTCAATCCGGTTGCCGTTGTTGGAGACGATATTTACCTTTTTTCCGGCAATCAGCTTTTCGGCACCTTTGATACGGGGATTGAGTCCCATGATCCGTTCGGGTTTATAGGGCAGACGGCGGTAAAAAAAGCGGTTATCGTCCAGATCGAAACCCAGCAACCCCATGGCAGCAAGCCGTCCCGTAAGGTTCTCTACCTTGTTGAAATCGATTTGTTCCTCGATGGCAAACATAGTCGGATTAAATTCCTGGTTGGCATAACTGTATTTGTCCATTGCTGTGATCCAACTTTCAGGGATATCGTCAACCAATGCATCCAATGCTGCACCTTCGCCAGAAAAGCCCCTGTACGTATCGCGCGATAGCGAGAAACTAAACCGAACATTACCGAAATAGAGCTGCCATGTGGTCGATTGCATATTCGGATGAGGAAAGATTTTCAGCCGGTCGGCAAAAGGCAGAAGGGGTTCCAGAAGCCTCAAGCGGTGTAAGCCACCGATACAGATGGCATCTGCTGATCTAACGGGTGTAAACACCGGTTGTCCTCCACGTATGACCAGGTAATAATCGTTTTTTATCTTTGTTTTGGGAATACCCTGGAACAGCCGCATGGCCTGTATCTTGTTGAATGTGTGGCGCTCTTCGGCTTCCGACAGGAATATTTGCACCGTTGTGAGTCCTTTGATCCATTTGGTGGGAAGCGGGACTTTCCGTTCCACGATCTTAGCACCTTCTTTATGTAGTGTAAAATCTTTTTCGCCCACCGAAACCAGCATGTTATCATTGGCTCTCATACCCGAAAGAGCGGAGATCATCGGTTGATTGAAATCGACGTTGGTGGTACCGTTCTCGATAAATTCGCCTTCAAGCCCATCAGGTAAAACATCGACACGGGCATAGACTCCTGCGCAATGTGAAAAGCCCTCGAAACGAAGTTTCCCATTCCCTGCAGTAACGATAGGGTCGCGCAAACGGCTCAACTCAACAGCCGAAAGATAGAAAGTGGATTGCACTACATTCGATAAGGCGATCAGGCAGCGTGCCGCCATATAAGGTTCTTTCAGATTACCCCAGAAGAAACAGGGCGCTTCGGTTTTCTTTTGTATCTCGCTGTATTTGGCAAAGAAAAGCTGGCTATCCTTATCCGCCCGCTGTAATCGGGAAGTGGTACGGTATTGATAGGTAATGGTGTCGGGTATGCTCATTATATGGGTTTTCTTATTTCCTTTATATGTATACGTAAATAATATGTAAGGTTATCCATAAAAAAATGATTTTTTGATCCGGGTCCAAAACTTTCCAGGTCTTTTAATCCTGTTGTTTTTCTCCATGATGATTAATACGAGGGACAATATCAGGATTCATATAAAAGATCCTAATAATTAGCTGGCAGTTACACACTTGAACCATAAATACATTAATTAGATGGCATTGATCTAAAAACAATCAATACTTTGTTGATGAAAAATAAATCCCAAAATATAGTTTACGCGTAAACTATATTTTGTATCTTTGCGTCGATTTTAACAGAATTTATTTATGAATAAAGAAATAGTCGAACGCCCTGATTCACAATTAGGTTTTCTGTTGACACAAGTATCATTCCTGAAACAACGCATCATCCATACGGCATTAAAAGAACTGGATATTACCTATATACAATTTATCATCCTGGCCGGAACGCTGGAATTGAGTGAAGGTGGTAAAATTGCCACCCAACAGGATCTTTCAAGAGAACGCCGGCTCGATAAGGCAATGGTATCGAATGTAGTAAAAACCCTGATCAAAAAAGGAATGATGGTCCGTAATATACATCCGGTCGATAAAAGAGCCTACACCCTTTTGCTGACAGGAACCGGTAAAGAAGCAGCCGTAAAAGGAAAAAAGATAGCATTGGAGGTAGACCAGCGTTTTTTTGCCAATATCAATCAGGAAGAACTTTTTAAAACTTTGGTTATTTTACTGCAAAATGAAGGAGGAAATGATGAGTAATCCGGCAAAGCATCCTGTTTTATGGACAAAAGATTTCATACTTGTATTTGTCTCCAACCTGCTCCTGTTCTTTTCCTTCTATATGCTGATCCCGGTCCTGCCTTTCTATCTGACGGAAAATCTTGGAACTACCAACTCTGTTGCAGGTGTTGTACTTTCGCTTTATACCATTTCGGCGTTATTCATCCGTCCTTTCTCGGGATATATGGTCGATACGTTTGCCCGTAAGCCGTTTTACCTGATTTGTTACGGCCTTTTCTGTATCATATTCGCAGGCTATGTCGTAGGAACGACGCTTACATTGTTTATCGTCCTGCGTATCCTGCACGGTTTTGCTTTTGGGATCAGCACAGTAAGCGGAAGTACCGTAGCTGTGGACCTGATGACTTCCGAACGGCGTGGCGAAGGAATCGGATATTTCGGGATGGCAGCCAATATTGCAATGGCGGTAGGGCCTGTAGCAGGGTTGTGGATACAGAAGAACCATTCTTTCGAAGTATTATTCCTGGCAGCCTTTGCGTCGAGCTTTATCGGCTGGCTCACCATTACCGGGATACGATCGGTAAAGAAAGAACATCCTGTACCCGGAACCAAACCGCCCGTTTCGCTCGACCGCTTTATCCTGACACGTGCCCTGCCGTGTGTGGCGTTACTGTTTCTCGGAGGAATCGGCTATGGTTCGGTACTCAATTATGTCGGATTATACAGCGAAACAGCGCCTTTCAATAGCAATGCCGGTTTCTTTTTCGTGCTGATATCCATAGGCATCGTGTTGGCGCGTATTTTATCTGCAAAAGCCATCAACACGGGAAAGATCGTTGCCATGGTATATGCCGGAAGTACAGCATTGATCTTTTCATTTGCCCTGTTCTCTTTCTGCAATAATGCCGTCATGCTGTATATCATTGCCTTTCTGCTCGGTATCGGCTTTGGATACCTCACTCCCGCATTCCAGACCATGTTTATCAATCTGGCGGAACATAACCAACGCGGAACTGCAAATGCCACCTACTTCACCTTCTGGGATCTGGGAATAGGTCTTGGAACGGCTGTCGGAGGAACGATCATCGAAAAATGCAGTTTTCAATGGCTGTATGCTGTATGTGGAATATTGCTCGTTGCCGGAGTAATTTACTTCGCAATCATATCCGCCTCCTATTTTGAAAGAAAGAAACTCAGATAAACAATTTAATAAACCTGATCATGAACAAATCCGGAAGATCGACCTTTTATATCATAACTATATTATTTATATTGGCATCGTGTAATTTAAAAGAAAACAATATGAACATGGGATCAGAAAAAGTCATTGATGTGATCCATCATCGCACCAGTATCCGCGAATACCGGGACAGGCCTGTAACACGCGAACAACTCGAAATACTTGTAAAAGCTGGGATGGCAGCACCCTCTGCTATGAACAAGCAACC
The nucleotide sequence above comes from Bacteroidales bacterium. Encoded proteins:
- a CDS encoding DUF6493 family protein, which encodes MNLKHPDIKEYKGYAPIVNEFFDIASDQERSNEIIPFLRKITGEERELIGDAIKKRDLAVRIDNEMPFKGDWHTEEGRERRVREIMDEIERQCGYIPRFLKHDRNITRAFRLARYVCFSRGQMKDVEWNWYTFPISGELKEMMEWYIPEWFAEYVKEQRNKRNLQLTYSEILHWRRLGLLDSVPHNEIASSIPSHFRKPENLDAATYIHDKIDKYPEILDEIKYLFQYPSGAYYVDSGNYAQKEFENKGPLSYIFRHYSDEGKLDRQWIIREAVNACGNNFEKEQLYWYPVLLQAMEPTKDELIANQEGLINNLTSVFPQISLAMLKLLRTIADDSRFMIDHFIGHLTGLFSSETKTLVKATLSAVTDLLKIYPDKRNALCEQLAVIFIHKNEELQTRTAKLIARYGDKKVLEPILASYNETLLMSAKEILEDFLGEDTPPSTSKMEEEPAISRPIVRDDNRVAEIDSVEELVFRLGQAFEDFRLDSIDLIPQALIRFSPEIDGEVLQQFSPAIKGAEKVLTKWMRGKRFIDEITAFYFLYYCSIRLQQLDQEDKTVKQVAKRFGKLQPVMDEWIKKLLKDDQNVPFTPYLDTLNMFLKIVQDKPDLPLLSTPTHEPCWIDPIVFLERFNRYKELQETPAMFDMQLAIQRLALDHPEEALKQFGIGKEEKAFYPELFTYLFDRNKPLPEKIEHPDLWLTCTVPWYGREIPERL
- a CDS encoding SWIM zinc finger family protein, giving the protein MSIPDTITYQYRTTSRLQRADKDSQLFFAKYSEIQKKTEAPCFFWGNLKEPYMAARCLIALSNVVQSTFYLSAVELSRLRDPIVTAGNGKLRFEGFSHCAGVYARVDVLPDGLEGEFIENGTTNVDFNQPMISALSGMRANDNMLVSVGEKDFTLHKEGAKIVERKVPLPTKWIKGLTTVQIFLSEAEERHTFNKIQAMRLFQGIPKTKIKNDYYLVIRGGQPVFTPVRSADAICIGGLHRLRLLEPLLPFADRLKIFPHPNMQSTTWQLYFGNVRFSFSLSRDTYRGFSGEGAALDALVDDIPESWITAMDKYSYANQEFNPTMFAIEEQIDFNKVENLTGRLAAMGLLGFDLDDNRFFYRRLPYKPERIMGLNPRIKGAEKLIAGKKVNIVSNNGNRIEARVEGSGVSHTVIIENDIARCTCAWCSKNQGERGSCKHVLAVKKMSSIE
- a CDS encoding MarR family winged helix-turn-helix transcriptional regulator, whose amino-acid sequence is MNKEIVERPDSQLGFLLTQVSFLKQRIIHTALKELDITYIQFIILAGTLELSEGGKIATQQDLSRERRLDKAMVSNVVKTLIKKGMMVRNIHPVDKRAYTLLLTGTGKEAAVKGKKIALEVDQRFFANINQEELFKTLVILLQNEGGNDE
- a CDS encoding MFS transporter yields the protein MKEEMMSNPAKHPVLWTKDFILVFVSNLLLFFSFYMLIPVLPFYLTENLGTTNSVAGVVLSLYTISALFIRPFSGYMVDTFARKPFYLICYGLFCIIFAGYVVGTTLTLFIVLRILHGFAFGISTVSGSTVAVDLMTSERRGEGIGYFGMAANIAMAVGPVAGLWIQKNHSFEVLFLAAFASSFIGWLTITGIRSVKKEHPVPGTKPPVSLDRFILTRALPCVALLFLGGIGYGSVLNYVGLYSETAPFNSNAGFFFVLISIGIVLARILSAKAINTGKIVAMVYAGSTALIFSFALFSFCNNAVMLYIIAFLLGIGFGYLTPAFQTMFINLAEHNQRGTANATYFTFWDLGIGLGTAVGGTIIEKCSFQWLYAVCGILLVAGVIYFAIISASYFERKKLR